In Gossypium arboreum isolate Shixiya-1 chromosome 3, ASM2569848v2, whole genome shotgun sequence, the sequence atataatttataaaatttaattaattaaaatattaaaaatagttAACCATAAAAAATCAATTGTGACATTTTTACCTTGACATTATTTTCATGTTTAGACTTGAATTTTAGGATAAGTAATTGCATTGATATAGATATAAAACATGTATTAGAATGATGTCAATTTGAGCATAAGCAATAGTTGGGGTTCTTAAAAGAGTCCAACTCTTTATCAAATATACCCACCACGTGCCAAGAGATGTTCTGTAGAATTGCACTTCGTATCCTTGTGGCCTAAAATTCCATAGGTACAAACTAACTAGTCTAAGTTCACTTTGTAAAATGAAGCAAATTAATTACGAAGGGAAAACATATATACAGTATATATATGtggaatattttaaaatattcaaatatatatggataattatttaatatgtttaaAATTTCCACAATTAAAAGTGAGAGAAAAACATATGATTATAATgtgttaaaataaaaatatatatagaagAAAGTGATGGGTgtcaattttttaattatttttgtaattaaaaaaatatattgcaGTCAACAATTTCTTAATTTAATGACAAGTGTATAATGTTATAAGTATAAGAGTTTAGGTTTAATTTCAAGTAACCCCATACTCtactttcaaatataaaaaatGTAATGCTAATGTATCAAATAATAAACTTATATATTGTGTATTATATATGATGGGTTTTATTCGTCAAAATGGCATCTATTTTTTATATGGTATTATAAAAGTAGAAATTGAgataatatattttgaattccTATCAAGCGAATAtctgataaaaaattaattaccacttcattcaaatcaatacaaatgTTACTCATTTTTAAATAAGACATATTTTACGAGGCACCTGCATTTAAATAATTAGAAaatgattaataaaatatttaatccaattgattttagtaaatttaaataTAGGAATGATTGAGGTTAAAaactttattaattatttttttaaaaataaaattcaatcgATAagatattttttaaaagaaaaagtaaGATGATGATACGCTTTCCGTTGAGAAAAATTAAAATGGGTGGTATtttgattaaaaataatatttttgtggTCGATTTAgtgaatatataaattatataaatactaataataaaacaaaaaatggAACTTCGAAAGAGAGATTTGGAATTAATTTGGAAGAAAGGGCCGAACAATTATTGCTCATTCCTACCTAATTAGCTTTATTTGATTTGGAATTTACTCGCAGCTACAATTATTTTAGAGGCCTGCATctatattttaaagttttagaAAAAGGGAGTCGGAATCTGATGTACCTACTTTACCTATCTTTTTGTTCTCTATctacttatttattttttttgaaaattctaTGTTTGATTTTTCTACATAAAAACGACTTTTATGTTACATGCATGTggcttatattaatattattttcaatgtAAAACTATATAATTTAAGCTcactaaaatatatttattcttttatttaaaaatttaaaaattataaataattttaagcgttgtataaaaaataatattaaattattacatTACAATCCAACTTTGTAACATATAGCTTACTccataaaattaaagaaaaattataaatgtataaTATATGAGGTAAAATTACCATAAAATCTCAAACTTTTATTACATTGTTCTTCTATTGAAAAAAGAGTAGATTACCTTATGTACTTTAGATGAGTGAGCAAAataatttttccttaaattttgatgtttaaatataatgcataataacaaatttatctCTCAACCTTTGCACATTCATCCAATTAAAATCATATACTTTTattgaaagtaaaataaaaatattttaaattaataaagctAAAGGATAAAAAAATCTTagtaacaaattttaaaaaattaattaaatccttttaaattttaaaaattattaaaaatcataaaattataaataaaatttatagaaaaaggttatgaaaattttaaaattatatatttttattaaaaataaaacctATTAACATCTAATAATTAtaagattttgaaaaaaaaatcctTACTTTTTATTAGtcgatattattattatttaataaaaagttcataaatttaaaattttataaattttgtttataaagtttaagatttttaaaagtaatttctaaatttttaaagggtttaaattgaatttttaaaaataattttgtaactttttaaccATTCAGacttattaatttcaaaaatttaatttgtaaaaaattgaataatttataaacatcaaaacacaaaaCAAAATTTAGCCGAGGGACTGTTTTGCTGGTATGAAAGTTAATTTACTCATATGAACTTGGATTGCTGATTGATCAACCATTTATATTTACCGAAATTAATCCTATCCCCACACTTCATTCCTGCTGGACCATGGATTTCAATTTTCATAGAATTTTAAGTGCTCTTTCCTCTCTTCATTTGAGAATGTAAGAACATTCTCCAACTAAACTTCACATCATCCCGAACATATTTCACTTTCTCTTTCTTCAGTTGCATCAACTTCAAAGcctcttgttttttttttcttgctccccccctttttttatttttaaatgttgaGTACTGCTAACTAAGAGGCTAAAAAGGGGTTGGATTGATATCCTAGTGTGGTCCAGGTGCTACAATAAATTCCTCTAGGGATGGGATACGACCCCACCACTCAAGCATCACCCCCATGTGCTATCCCACAACAACGTACTTTCCAACTACTGTAACCCTCTACGTACAacacatgcatacatacatgtaCACCTTTTGAGAAATGAATAAAAAGGTTAATTTCTTTTTAACACCCTGTTTTTCTTCCCAAATAAGGACTATAATGCTTCCTGGATTTAGTGAAGCAAAAGGGTTAGATTGGATAAAAATCACTATAGCTGGATGTGAATTAAAACAACAGCCGAACTAGTTAAACATTTACTTAAATTAACATCAGCTCAAAGTACCATCCTCATGAAAATTAGTGACTAAAGGAAAAGGAATCAATTTTCTACCTTGCCCTTAATTTGTACCTAAATTCCTGTTTCATGTTTCAACAACGACTTcctttcttacaaaagaatttGCCATAAAAGTAAAAGAATCTAAAAGTAGGGTAACAAAACCTTACATGTACTGAAGATTTATCACCAATTTTACATGTGCCCTATGTCAAAATTCATGTTATTCTTCTGTCCATGTAACTATATTTCTTCTCCTATTGAGGTCGGACTCGGAACTGCAAAAGTTTCGTTTTGGAATGTGTCAGTTGCATTCACGTGATCCACATTTTCCTACAAAGTCGCTACTCTGATCCTCATAGTACCTGCTCGCCAATCAAGTCTAGACCGACCAGAAGGAACGATATCCCTTGAAATAGCAAGAAATAGAAATGGATACCCTGTGCAGATAGGAGGCTTCTGGCTGAAGCTGTTAGAAGAAGGAATGCCAGAGCTAACTCCTTAGTGTATATCCTATTATGCTTAGTTTTCCTAGTCTTTTGTTCTTGCTTAAGATCTGCTTGGATCTCATCGAGATTGGGTTCGGATCCCACACGCTGATGTTTTGGCCCTTTCTCAACCAAGGAGACAAGATCACCCTCGGATGATCGACCGAATTTTTTTGTAACAACCCACTCATATGAACTACCAAGTTGGAAAAGACCAGAGACCATGGCATTGAACTTGGTCACTGACATGGTGTTCTCAAAAAGAAGGTAGGGAACAATGAAGGGGAACGATTTTGGGGCAGGAAGGATGTTGAGGAATGACATTGTAGCAGGGATGTAACAAACAACCCATGCTGGAAGCTCGGCCTCCGGAACAAACATAGTCATTGGGAGAATTATGCAGAAAAGAGTGAAAGAGTAAAACGGTAGGATCAGTTTCCTAAGCAGGAAGAAGAGAAAGATCATATTGAATTTCTTCCACACACTAATCTGCATCAATAAAATACTGAATAAGAACAAAGTTCATCATCACATGTTTAAGCAAAGACTAATTCAAATATGTATTCACCTTAGCACGGATAATATCCGGCAAACAGAGGCGGAACAACTGCATTGGTCCAGAGTGCCATCTGTGCTGTTGTTTTCTATAAGCTTCATAAGATTCAGGAAGTTCACACTGACACTGAACAAATAATAAAGACCAAAAACATTAACTACCGATCAAGAAAGTAACTATCAGTATAACGTATCAAACTAGAACCATACCTCAACATCATTGAGGAAGATGAACTTCCATCCGCGAAGATGAGCACGGACTGCAATATCCATGTCCTCAACTGTAGTCCTCTCCAGCCAACCACCCGACTCCTCCAAAGCCTTAATCCTCCAAACCCCAGCAGTTCCATTGAATCCAAAGAAATTAATGAAAACACCATTCACTTGCTGTTCTACCTCAAAATGGAATGACAAATTTATGTTTTGCAATCTTGTTAACAAATTCTCATCCTTATTCACAAACGACCACCTTGTCTGAACCAACCCTAAATCCTCATTATCCTGTAACAACCATAAAACCAAAAATAAGATTCAACTTCAACTAATCCTAGACATACTAAATAGTGCTTCGATTCTCAAAATTGCACCCAATTTAAATCAGAAGGCAGTTAATTTAGTTACCTTAAAATGGGGGACAGTTCTTTTGAGGAAATCAGGGGAGGGCTGGAAATCCGCATCGAAAATGGCAACAAATTCATAGTCTTTAACATAACTACAACTCATGGCAGACTTAAGATTACCAGCTTTATAGCCATCTCTAAGTACACGGTGCCGATACACAATGTGGGCACCTTCTTGTTGCCATTTATGCACTTCCTCTTTAATAAGAAGCTGAGTCATTGGATCATCGGAATCATCCAAAACTTGAATCAAAATTCTCGACTTTGGCCAGTCCAAACTGCACACTGCAGCTATGGATTGTTGGTAAACCTGCAAAAACAAATATTTAAAccatcattaaaaaaaaaaaggttccttttaaaatgatgaaagaaaaaaTTTATCTTTGGATTTCTAGTTTTTACCTCTTTTTCATTACACATAGGGATCTGAATGAGAACCATAGGGAAGAAAGAGTCTTCCCCAGATTCAAGATCTGCAACAGCTTCGTGCTTGGGGATTGGCTTGATCTTTTTTAATCGGATCCAAAAACAACCCAAACAAAGAATTAACCTATCCATGCTTTGGATAAGGAAGAGAACAATGCAGACATTGGCGAGGAACTGAAGAGGAGGGGCCAGATAAGCCACTCGAATCAAAACCCAATGAGTGTATAACCAATCGAACAAATCTTTGAAACCAACCGGCACCGAGAGAATATATTGTAATTGAAGATTTGGGGCACCAAAATGCCAGCCTTTGAAATACGCAGCAATCTCGAAAcagaataataataatgatagccAAAGGAACACTTTGATGCAGTTATAGAAACCGGTTTTAACGGCTTTGTTTTCGTCGGTTTCGATGTCGTTGTCGTCTGTTCTTCCGGAGGCGACTCGGCGACGGATGGTTGAGCCGAAACTTAGGAATGTGGAGGTAATGGAGGTTAAGCAGCCGGCAGCACGGTGCGCTTTTAACAGGAGAACCCAAGTGAGTTGCTTGGCGTTTTTGCCACGTATTTTTTCTCGCGAACCAGTCGGGGTGCTGCCGATGAGGAAATCTTCTTCCGATGGAGCTTCGAGCTCGACCATGGACCAGTTGGGGTTTTCCATTTTCACAACCAACGAGGTTCCTTTATGGCTGCCCTTCGCCCACCACGGCGCCATTGTTTGCTTCTTTAAAACTCCGAAATGTAGACGCAATATCAGATGACAATGGAAGAAGAAGAAAGCAAATAAACAAGCGTGGTCTCTCTCTAAATCATGGCAATGGCGACCCAAACTTATACCAAcaagaaaagaaattaaaaaagaaaaaaagctttGGTTTTCAAAGAGGAGCTTCTAAGCTCTTCACATTCAATTACAGCTTGGTAAAGGAGATGCCATTACTAATGACAGATTTATACAGAGATTATGTTCATAATTTTACAGAGAAAAGAGAAACAGAACTTGGTGTTGTTGCGACGATGACAGATTTTGTTGTTCTCGGAGTTGTTTTTCCTTTTCACCTActgatttaaatttttataactcTCAGCAACGACATGCAACAATAATATGAAGCCTAAAAACTGTAGAAACAATAAATTTGATGGGATGAATTTTACAGTGCGGTCAAAACGAAGAGAtgtaaaattttattgtttgttgTTTCTTCTGTGTATGAGAGGAGGAGAATTGAAAGGGTTAATGAATAATGGGTAAATCCCATTTTGTTTTTGAGGATAGGAACAAGTTTCCTATTTTTACTGCAGTAACTAGTAAATTGGAAAATACCCTTCATTGGAATTTCGAATCTTCTATTTGGGATATCTTATGGTTATGGTTTTTGTTTCACGGTCCATTTCAGCGCGTGTTCCACAGTAATCTAaactttttgttgttgttttgttgtaattttattattatattgttattatattattattattttttgatattatataattttattttattgttaattttatttttattttataaatattttttcgtTAAGTTACAATTagcttagtattatttaagtataaatttttaatatatttttaatttatgaaaattatttattttaatatttttaaatttaaaattaatacgaACTAGTGGAGTGTAACTCAaatctaatatttaaaatttaagctATTTTTAGTTTGATCTAAAATTTTGCATCCGTCCCACCTTACCCACCGTTAGATATAGATATGAGGGAAATCAGAGGCTATAAATGCATGTTTCACTTGTGGCCAAGGAAGGATGAAAAGTAATTAAATCTATATATTGGTTTGGATAAAAAGAGTCAAAACTATCCTCAGACCTAAGGCACCGACAAATTGGAGTGAAAGGAGCGAGAAGTCAGAAGGGGAAATCCAATGAGAAATTAATGAAAGACGCGGACGGTGTTACGGTGCTACTTTCGATACATCCTTACTTCTTTTTGTCTGATTCAAAGTCTcactaaaataaaatgaaaatggtGGCAAGGATAAGGTGAAGACATAATTTCAGGGCCTGCTTGCTTGCTCTCTTTTTTCCTATTAGCTTCtcctcttttattattattattttgaatttataggcatattattgaatttgataaattttttatGTTTCAAGAAtaactataattttaaatttttcaacaAGATTAAATTTAGATacttataattatataaaaatattataatcacaaatataaataatatattccaataaatataattaaaatcaaatattaCAAATATTCATAGTGAAATTTAagatgaaataattttaaaaactcaAGGTTGCATTTGAAGATGAGGGATTAACATTCTAAAGCCTTATGACTTAAATTATATTCTTCTTTTTCAACCAATACCTGTGTTAAacaaaatgtttaatttgttcTTCACTTGAGAGATTTGTGTTTATCCCAATTCAAATATTCTTTTCCAATCACCTCATATTGGCTTAGCATGCTTCCAAGAGCATTTATTTAACCTAAACTTGTGAGAGTGCTTAGCATATCTTTTTCAATCACCATTTATATTAATTTTCAATTATTCATATTataacaaaaatagaaaaattcgtCAAAGTTGTCTATAGCACAAGATCCAGACAGATTCGAGTAAAGATGAACTTAATTATATTAGAGTTCATGACAAATAAATTTAATAAGCTTCAAAGTTCAAAGAAACAAGATTGAGCTTAAAAAAAATCAAGCTTTTGATTTTTGGAAATCTTAATTCAAAATTGAGAATTTTGGATGCAAACATGCTTGAAAATTTTTATTGGGTGCCAATGATCAATTCAACATGTACGGATGAtgagaaatttattaaattcaattCATTGAAGATGCCAATTTTTAACTCTAGAAAATCAGTCAATTTAAGATGCACTTTTGGATAGGTACTAGACATTTCTTGGGTCGGGATATCCGTTGACCAATGACAGAACTAGTTCTTAGCTTCGAAACACAATTTGATTCATATTATTTTAAGCTTAAGAGCTTAAGTTATGGTTGTGTAATACCCAAAATTTTCAATATAACAAATGATATTGTTCCAATAACATACATGGTAAATTTATCAAGAAAATGGATTGAGTGTATTGAAATTTGGTTTGACAAAAAAGGGtaagtaaaataaaacaatttgGAATTTGGTTAAAGTTAGAGGACTAAAAGTGATAATAGACCTAAAGAAGAAAAGGTGGAGTCACAAATAAATAGATGATTTTCTAATGtgtcatgaaaaaaaaaatattgataGGTGGAATTGGAAAATAATGgtatggactaaattaaataaaatagaaaaatttaagTGTAACATTCCCAACACCCAGAGATAAGAACAGTTTTAGCATGGATCTTACTCGTGttagaatttttgaattaaataaaatagaatttttaaTATTAGTGGAGAATCTAGTTGGAGAttataagaaattaaaaatactttTGGATTTAGAGAAATTAAATTAAGGTATTGACCAAATTGTAAAGGTGTGAGAAGTGTTGGGCAAAAgtgtgaaaataaaaaataattggaTTAGATATATAGGAAAAAGAGGAAGGACTTGAAGGGAAATTTTACCAAGAGAGTACATTAGCAGTTGGATGAAATTAAAATGCAATGTGGTTCACATGTTTGGCATGatgataatttgatttttttagttaaatattactattaatttaaaatacaaagttaataaaatatttgTGTAGAAAGatgtagaaaagaaaaaaagaaaaagaaaaaaaagatatcATCCATCATCAGTTCATCCTCTCTTCTTGGTTTCTCATATTGAGCCAaacttttgttttctttcatttagGTCCTTGTCTACCTTTTTTCAACCCTTTTAAGCTCAAACTTCAAAAATTCTTCCatagatttttagtgaaaataagaGAACAACGCCATGGCAAGATAAGTTTCTTGTGAAGCTAGTTGGAGTTCATATTTGATGAGGAAAAAAACTTGAAGATGGATGTTGGAAGTGGAAGAGAGTATGGGTAGGTGGagaaattaaggtaagtttttcaaattattatgttatatttatttgattaTACAATTTAATGTGAAACTGTAATAATTAAGTGTATATAATTATCTTTTATGTTCAAAGTGATGGAAGTATTATATTTATGTATGAAGTGAatgattttacaaataatttgGTGGATGATTTGAAGTGAATAATTGAAAGTAAGAAAGTGAGGGTGTTTTTACTAAGAATAgtttaatttgaaattaattattttgaatgatgGAATGTGTATTTACCATGTCGAATGTGGTAAATATCTATTTTGAATACTATTTAGATgagtaaattgaaaaataatttgttaagtgatttatttgataaaaattgaagtaaggaccaaattgtatgattatgaaatatgaaaattgaaaGGTTTATTTCAAAACATGAGTTTTAGAACTAATTTACATGGTTTGAGAATTTACAATTCTAAAAAcagaatatgaaagtttaattattctaaaattagggactaatttgaggaaaatttgataagatgGTTAAATTATATAATCTCGAAATTTTGAAGAGAGAGAGTGTGTGTGTTTTGCAAAGCTGTGTAAACTGGGATTTAAGATTGaactgaaaatgaaaaaaaatatgatTTCCAAATTTTGGTACACACTTCATTTAGTGAAATAATTTAGTTTACATGTTTCAAATTTATGGACATTTGTTGATCAAACTAGGTATTTTGAGCACTTATTTATTTTTTGCCTATATTGTTTGCACTGATTATGTATGGAGAAAAGAGGTCTGATTTCTAATAAATTATTGAATAATTTCTAATGTATAAAAGTACAATATGTTTGAGGGCAAGCATGAGCTAAGTAGGGGGATTTGATAACATGTTAAATTTGCATGATTTTTGTGTTTAAATCGGTTAATTCTTGAATTGATCCCTGCCAAATTagtgattttatgttttaatcttgtCAGGAATGCAATTGGGATGCTATAAGTTAAAAACGAGCAGAAAATGACCTATTTGCGACACAGTCAATAAAGTAAGGCCggatgtaacacccccacgcccgaaaccatcaccggagtcaagcttgaggtgttactaaacttatcttaccttttaaacaactttaaaccacttattttaattttcagaataaactgtttttctgcatcatggtttCTTAAAAATTCttttctcaagtttcaaaactcaaaattaagatccgtaaatttttcctgaaactagactcatatatctatctactaattttttttctagaatttttgacttggaaaattagtatagtttattagttaaagtttccctgtttcaaaactcgactgcactgacctcttcttactatgaaccatgtttcttcctgaaaaaattcatatgactaagctatttgtttctattaaaactagactcaacaaggattctaaccatataaaacacaccttctaattagttttttacaatttatggtgaatttccaaagttgaaataggggatccagaaatagctctgactctgtttcactaaaactcagatatctcataaaatataatacctttacctattttgcttatcccataagaaaatagacataataagatttaatttcatatattattcatcttcaaactatgtttctacaatttttagtggtttttcaaagttacgtcatttctgttacttgaatctatttttaggttactttcacatttttcataattttcatgtgacaatcaccattcaatcatacatattaataaacatgtatatcatcggccattttattagctaatcactagcaagtatttacacatcattcattgtttatattataccaaaagtagctaagtttctatacatgccatacccaaaacaaaacgtctaattataccgaattatttctttgatagtgtaatcggcctccgacgtttctttcgatccccgagtggctagataagtactataagaagaagaaaataaagagattaagcactaggcttagtaagcttacaagcaaataaatcacaacattcaacataatggataattatgcataatatcatctaacatcataaatttctttacttctcaatttctatcttcttctttattcccttaccttctttcttacctgacctttcctttttcataaatataatctacttttcctttgctgttaattcactgtaatttaactcgtaccctgacccgttgaaccactcggaatactaaggatactagggtcgttcctgtctttcaatatcctgccaatgccatgtctttgacatggacttacatgaattattcctatctccaatgccatatataatatggacttacatggctcaatcctgtctccaaagccatatttctaatatggacttacatggctcatttcattacatCTGTCAACTCTAATATCCTAACAtccctagggttcaaccgggctttctaacacttttcctctgtcacttcaccttaaattcgactttaaatattttcataacataaatatataaatgctgaaattgacaataataatgcaaaataaaagaatattgcatttatttcatcagaacttaccttgataaaaatgtgactaaactttacaatttagtcatttacttttcttttccccgatctactcccgaatttcgttcttcttgatctataatagaaaatttaacttatttaatattcacatttattaaaacagtccgtgacccaaacttttgaaaaattatatttttacccctaaactttcacatatttgcacttttgtcccaaggctcgtaaattaaacttcatcctattttcttatgttttatgacatgctgatcatttttcccttctatggcaatatcaacatcacactctaacatatacttatgactattggtatttttttctgatttaagcccttttactcgttttcacttaaaaccgagtagcataagttgtttaacataatttaaaacctcatattctatcacaaaacaccaaaatacacaaatttcagctatgggtatttttccaaatatgaaccctaggttgaattattgctagaataagcttaatcaagttaccgggactcaaaaaacgtaaagatcattaaaaacggggcttagaatcacttactatgaggcttgaaagttgaagaaaccccagctatggaggagagcaaaatcggcagaaactaatggagaagatgaccattttgtgttatttttccttttaattcatttaatatccaaatgaccaaattgcccctccttactaaactttcaaaaattccttccatgtcctaatttttgtccatgaacttagaattggtcaaattattatttaaatcctcctaattaatattccaaagcaatttcatactaaaaacttctagaatgcaagttttgcaaattattcgatttagtccctaacctcaacttaagcactttatgcatagaatttcatcacgaaattttcacacaatcatgcaatcataccatgaacctcaaaataataataaaataaatttttctacctcgaatttgtggtttcgtaaccactgttctatttaggccctattttgggatgttacatttctcccccctttagggattttcgtcccgaaaatcttacctgtgaagagatttgggtacaattttcgcatagcctcttcggattcccatgtagcctcatctaccccatgtctattccatagtactttcacaagtgcaatacttttgttccttaattgctttacctctcgagctagaatctttaccgattcttcaccgtaagtcatgtctggctgaatctcaatctctgtctaagaaatcacatgtgacggatctaaACGATAATGACGTAGCATAGACATaagaaatacattatgaatcttctctaactcaatcgacattatgaatcttctctaactcaatcggtaaagctaaccgatatgctaatggtccgactctctcaattacttcaaacggtccaataaaacgtggacttagtttgcctttcttaccagatctgagaactttcttccatggggatactttcaaaaaaactttgtcaccaacttgatactcaatctcttttctcttcaaatctgcatacgacttttgtctgtctgaagctgctttcaaacaatctcagatgatttttactttctcttcgcttccttaactagatcaacctcagaatctgattttccttaagctcatccaatacaaaggtgtgcgacatttacgtccatacaaagcttcataaggtgccatcttcaaacttgactgataactattattgtaagcaaactctactaatggtaaatattttttccaactg encodes:
- the LOC108474683 gene encoding probable xyloglucan glycosyltransferase 12; amino-acid sequence: MAPWWAKGSHKGTSLVVKMENPNWSMVELEAPSEEDFLIGSTPTGSREKIRGKNAKQLTWVLLLKAHRAAGCLTSITSTFLSFGSTIRRRVASGRTDDNDIETDENKAVKTGFYNCIKVFLWLSLLLFCFEIAAYFKGWHFGAPNLQLQYILSVPVGFKDLFDWLYTHWVLIRVAYLAPPLQFLANVCIVLFLIQSMDRLILCLGCFWIRLKKIKPIPKHEAVADLESGEDSFFPMVLIQIPMCNEKEVYQQSIAAVCSLDWPKSRILIQVLDDSDDPMTQLLIKEEVHKWQQEGAHIVYRHRVLRDGYKAGNLKSAMSCSYVKDYEFVAIFDADFQPSPDFLKRTVPHFKDNEDLGLVQTRWSFVNKDENLLTRLQNINLSFHFEVEQQVNGVFINFFGFNGTAGVWRIKALEESGGWLERTTVEDMDIAVRAHLRGWKFIFLNDVECQCELPESYEAYRKQQHRWHSGPMQLFRLCLPDIIRAKISVWKKFNMIFLFFLLRKLILPFYSFTLFCIILPMTMFVPEAELPAWVVCYIPATMSFLNILPAPKSFPFIVPYLLFENTMSVTKFNAMVSGLFQLGSSYEWVVTKKFGRSSEGDLVSLVEKGPKHQRVGSEPNLDEIQADLKQEQKTRKTKHNRIYTKELALAFLLLTASARSLLSAQGIHFYFLLFQGISFLLVGLDLIGEQVL